The following DNA comes from Hypomesus transpacificus isolate Combined female chromosome 5, fHypTra1, whole genome shotgun sequence.
GCAGAACATTCCAGTGGAGCCGGCTTGTTAGCCAGCCGAACACGAATCCGTTTTAAAAGTAGTTCAATGCATCTTTACATTCTTAGGACAGCCATATATAAACACGTGTAACAATTGTAAGCATATATATGGACAAATTAATTTGTTGATGGAATTGTTAACGGGGTAAAATGGCAAAAACTGGGTGGCGAATACTCGGTGCACAAGGTCAATCCCCCATCTGTCAAATCACCAGTGACAGCTGTCACGCTATGTTCACCCCAACCACAACTAGCAGCATCATGTCAGGTTTACTTTTGTCTAACCACTTAAAAAAACTACGTGGTGTTATTTTACGCTAACAGCCATTACACTTTAACGTTTGTTACAACGATGACAGCTAGCTGGCAGGTCATTTCGACTGGCTTAGTCATTGACGCTAGCCACTAGCTaagtgttagctagctagccacagcTAGCTGATCAGcctgctgactggctggctaacTTTTCCGGATGGCCCAACCTGTTTTCTTCGTCTGCGTTTCCTGATCCTGGAAGTGGATCTGCTCATTTTTTATAGACGTTTTCAATTGAATGGGACTTCTTTCTTCTCCATGGGGGTGATATCGTCTCTCTTGTGCCCGGACTTTGGGCTGTTCCTCCATTGAAGTGTAATAGAATATCCGACTGCTTCCACCAGCAGTGTCTGCAGAGTAGAAGACTGCCGATGGGAAACTAGAGTCGGCTGTAGAATCACCCAATCAACGACAGTGTAAAACGGAAGCTATTTGAGGCCCATGAATACGTCAGCAGAATGTCTAAAAAGTATCAAAGCTACTATTTTGGGTggaccccacccctctctcgaAATCCAATGAGTTGGGACGTGTTTGGTTGTTCTCAGAAAACAGGCATGTTATAGAGTAGACAACCGAATTCTGTAATCTGGGCGCAGTGTCGTGTTTCCACCAGTGTGAGTCAGAATGGTCTGGACTCTAAGAAGCTTGTTGAATAGTTTAAGTCCAAAGTCTATTAAAGTCATCCTTTTGGTCGCACCCTGCTGAAAGGTGATTTGATGATTTGGTACAGATCTCTACGCGTTAGTTGGATAAAAGCGAATGGTTGTTTTGCTCTGAAGTCACTAGATGGTGCCCTAGTTATGAGTCTTCAATCCCCCTACTTGGTGTGTAGTCACATTCGCAGCGCCTCACATCTAAATAAAGCCGCCAACATGCACATCTCAGACGGGGGTGGGTCTCGCATTGCTAAAATAGAAATAAGAGTAAGCAAACAACTTTAGTCTAAAAACATACATCTGGATTTATTTGCATAATTTGCAACACACATTATCGGTTGTGACTCAGTAAATATATTGCACGTAACCTACAATACACCTACCCATAGAAGTGATAATAGCTGATGATACAAGTTTAGACATATTAGCATAGAAATTCGAATCACCCACTCCTatttcatctcctctcctcagaatcagctttattcACCAAGTGAGTTTACACAcccaaggaatttactgtggcaggaagatgCATATGATAAACCTATaagaatataaaatataaaaattaGAAAATGTACTAGTCGAAAtaatcctcttctcttctcccatatatagatatagatataaaGGAACAATTTTCTTGAGACCATGTTCTCGGTCTGTCTCGTCCTCTCTAAACAGACGACATTGGGGGAGAAGATGCGTGACTTTGCCATAACACTGAAGAACAAGTTCAGGTCAAAGCAGTACTTCAGCCAGCACCCTCAGAGGGGCCACCTGGCTGTGCAGGTTGTCCTGGGAGCAGGACGCGTGGACAGGCAGGCCCACACACCCTGGTGCTCCCACACAGCTCAGCAAGccacctcctctttctccacctcttcctgtctcctcctatCCATCCTACAGctcttcctgtttcctcctcttccctcctacacctctttctgtctcctcctcttccctccttctcttttgaCCAAGGCCAAGACCACAGAGGGCCGGGCTGGAGGCCTGTCTGGAGATCCTGGAGGAGCACAACAGACCCAGCTGGGCCGCCTCAGGGAGCtggtactgcagggggaggcagggcagagggaggcagggggaggcaaggcagagggaggcagggcagagggaggcagggggaggcaggggctggggaaAAAGGGGTGTGGGTTGGGGCAGAAGCAGGGTAGGGGTGATTGGAGGCTTGGTTGGTGAGGTCTTACTCATGGTACATCTTTGTTGTTCCTGAAGGCAATTAGTGAGACTAGTGTGTTGTGGAGAGTGTGATGCAGATGAACATGTCTTTATTGAGAGCAAACACATCTCCAGTTTGAAAGAACATCTTCAAGATTTGTACATCTTCTCTTCTTTACAATATCTGTAAAATGTTTTCCCACAGCCTGAAGACGGTTCAGAGGACATCAAGTTGCTCGGAGCCTCCTCGGCTGACAAGACAGCAGAGCACAGCCATGTCTGACGCagaacacacaggtaacactgCACAGGTAACACGTGCAGAAATGGTGTTTCTCTGATGTTCCTCCCACTGTTAACAGAAGCCTTGCAGGGgcggagacacagacacacagcctatCACCTGCAGTGGGTCAGAGAGCAGTTGAGGAACGGTGAAGTGAGTACTGGGTTCACAGCCGTTCTAGAACTTTCTCTTTCAAGAATGTTCAGCGCCAGAGCTTCCCTGGGTGGGACAGATATGCAATTTTCTAACGTTTGTATAATGTCTGCATGTATAATGAAACGTATACATGTATTGCATGTATAATGAAACCTGGTTCCTGCTTCCAGCTCATCTTTTGTTGTTGGGTGTTCCTCATCTCTGCTTCTCCCAGATGCAGGTCCTCTGCTTGGACACGAGGTGGTGCTGTTGTTTCAGAAGGCAGAGCTGATATCAGCGCACATTAGAAGAAGTCCCGTCCTCCACACAGGGATCTGGACAGCTCGTAGTCGATCGGTCCCTCAGTCGATCGAGGACTGATCGCTGTTCACCGGATGGCACTAATCCCTGAGATTATTCCTTGCACGTCGCCTTGGATGCAGTTGTACCAATTTGCACCGACTGTACATTTTGAAATCCTGCAAATATAAATGCATTCTCACTCAGGTATACAGCACCTGTCACGTGCGAACGATGATATTCTTTACTATTGTTTAAAACTTTGTGGCAGGAATACCTTGCATTCAGTTATGCACTTGTTATATTTTACTTTGAATGAAAAGCAGTGCAGATAACACCAATAGTGTTATTGTCGTGAACGTTCAGTCAGAACCCTTATCAAACACACAGATCCATCCATATTTAGGATGAATTATgaaataggcctacttattagaGAGAAGCCTGGAGGTAACTTTATGACAAACCGACTAgttgttacagtaagtacaactGAAGGAAAACAAACGTGATAATGGTAATGCAATATTAACAGTTTCTAATGGAACAGCAGATTTCACACACCCCTGACTCCTAGAGAATTGGAGAAGTGCTCACAGATGGAACATGAACGTACATTACAGTTCAGTATGTGTTCACTCACTGACTCCTAAATTAACAATCAAACAAGGCGCAAGCTCACAAACATCAATCTTTAACTTTATTGTCAGTCCCAACAACAATTTAGATAACATGAACAAGTTAGTTCTCCTATATGTAACCGTCCACTGTGATAAGCGGATAATTCCAGCATCATTTTGTCACCTTTTTTCCTTTGACCTGAAGTATAAATAGTCTCTTCCCATCAACACAGTTCTCTAACATGTTGGGTATTATCTGGTGTTTTGCCTTTTTGAATCTAGTGGCCACCTAGTCAATGAGTGCTACCAGTCCACAGGAGAAAAAGGTTGTGAAAGAGCCTACTTTAAAGATTTAGCATGCATTCCTGACTCAACTCCTGGCCTTGTGCCCTAACAGTTGTGACAGTAAAATGAGCTACAGCACAGAAATGACAGTGTAAATCTGCAGTTTCACTGAAGTGTAAATCAATAAATAACATTAATTGATTTATAGCTTCCATGGGCACATGTGATTTGACCAAGAGTTCTACAGAGTTCACCGTCGTCAGTTTAGCTGTGTCTTCTGGTGGTTGTCCGTAAATGCTAAATGTTTGTTCTTGAAAACTAGTCAAATGTCTTCGTGTCGCAGAACCTTGTACGTGAGCCAGTAGAAGACGTTGAAGATCAGGAACGTGAGAGGGAACACCGCCCTGGAGATGGTGTCGATCCGCTTGGCCCGGTCCACAAAGCGCCGGCGGATCTGGTAGAAGGAGAAGCCGGGAGGGAAGTCAGCGAAGACAGGCGCCGCGTCCATCTCCGCTCCGTCCGACGACATCCCATAACCAGGGAAGTAGAAGTTTTGGTTCTGTTgggccagctcctcctcctgcaggtaAACACGACTCCTACCGTCATTCAGACGCAACCTTAAGCTTAAGTGTAGGAGACGGTTTTCAAGGTGTACAGACTAATGATGAATGCTCAGGTCTACTagtaaacaaacacatgcaaaccTGTTGAGAGGACATGTTTACACACTATGTTCACATTAAACACACTCCATGACATCTGACACGAGGAATTCTCCAGCTAGCGTTAAAGAGGCTGTTTTACCCTGGCGCACACGCTGCACGGCATGGGCGTGTTCCCCTGGGGAGCGCTGTTGCctgggtggtggttccccttgCTTTTGTTGTCACAGCCACCCTGTGTGGTCAACAGccaagacacaaacaaacaagttcAGCCGGCAAATACAGACATGCTGTGATTTAAATAGCCTTGAATTATGTTGTTGTAGTTTCTTTTCTATCTCTCGAGATTAAATGAATTATTTAGTAAGAAGCATCGGAATTATACCCAGTGAGTGAGTACTCAAAATACAGCGAGATCTGGGACTAAAGGTAAATTACAGAACGTTCTTGAAGCATTATTCCATTGCAAATTCACATAGATTTGCATTTAAGGCACTCTCCCCTTCAGTGCAAACACCCTTCTGAAGATAGCCTATATCTTCATGAACGTTTTCAGGTCTTTTTCTTCCTCAGTtatattcttatttttttccttttctattttttttcctttcagtgAAGCAGAAAGCGAAGTTTCTAaccggaggaggagggaggagacgggtTGAATTTAGAACAGGTCAGTGCTCCTTGCATCCCGAGGCATGGATGCGACAAGCAGCTGAACTCTTTATCTCCTGCACAACTGGGCATGTGTAGCGGTAGGTGCCAGCAGGCCCTGGGGGTGTGGCCTCGCGGGGGGTGTGGCCTCGCGGGGGCTCGTACTCACTGATCCCTGCCGCTGTTGTTCTTTCAGCTTTCTCTTCAGTCTGAAGAACTCTTTGTGTTGCCGTGAGACAAAATTAACAGCTGCGTACTCGAGCAGCGCGGCGAAGACGAACAGGAGACAGACGGCCATCCAGATGTCTATGGCCTTCACATACGACAcctgcacataaacacacacaggctcaccaTTGAAACGGTTGTTTCAGTGGAACAGAAACATTACGTCGGTTAATTCCCATGTCTGATCGGTTCTGAAAATCAACTTTGGGGTGCACAATTACGTCATTATTTTCTTAAGAGgggggtggacacacacacaacaaaagttGTGCTGTAACACATTGCCTATGTTAAACTTGATGTCTCTGACCTTGGGAAGCGAAGCCCTTGACCCAGAGCTCTGGGTCGTCATGGTGAGCACAGTGGTGatccccagccccaccctggcGGGTGCGGCGTCCATGTTGATCCAGAAAGAGACCCAGGATAGGATGACTGTGAGCAGCGAAGGGATGTACATCTGGATCAGGTAATATCCCATCTGCCGCTCCAGGTGGAACTTGACCTCGATGCAGGTGAATTTACCTGACAGTGGGAGACAGATTCATCAATCTTCCGTGCACTCGTTCGGTGGTGAGCTGTTAGCCGGCAGAATAACACTTGATGTCATGCTACCTGTGTTGTAGTACTTGGTGCAGTAACCCATatccttgtcctctttcagtACAAACTGAGGTAGCATCAGGTCGTCAGCCACTTGTACAGCACCCACGTCCAGCCACTGGAATATCAGGTCATTCATTGTGTAGCCAACTGTGAACGACAGGGAGAGGGGTTGGAGAGGGAGCGCAGAGAGAGATGTTTCTGTCACATCGACAACAGAAGGCTGGACCGTGGGCCAGATTAGATTTGTGAAACCGACGACAGCGGCAGCAAGCTGAGGCAGAGGACAGGCAACAGAATTAGACTCACAGCTCTCCAGCTGCATGGTGCAGAGCTGACTGTCCATAGGGAAGTTCTTCAGATCCATGGGGCAGGACAGGATCAGCGTGAGCCTGGGAACATGGGCAGACAGTGAGACGGGGAATCTGTGGAGATGGATGACACACTCCCGCTAGATTTCTTCTGTGTGACCGCGTTCCCGCCTTCGTGTCGTGGTGTTCCCCCGCACCTCGTCAGGTTAGGGTGAGTGGAGTTGGCAGAGCcgtctgtgtgtttcagatcTGAGGCCGAGGGTGGACGGCAAAAGCCGAGGCTGGAGGTTTGGACCCCAATTACCAAGAGCACAAGGCACTGTAGGTCATCACCATCCATATGACCctaatcttcatcatcatcatcactaccaTCACCAACGTCAACATCATCATAACCTTATACCATCACCACCGTCAACATCATCATAACCTTATACCATCACCACCGTCAACATCATCATAACCTAATACCATCAATATAACTCTAATCCTCATCACCATCATTACCGTAATCCTAATCATCatctccatcaccaccatcatcatctccATCACCACTATAGCTACTCTGGAGGGCCGGACCACCCTGTCAGCCTACATCAGACGAGCGATGCAGGACACAGGAGCACTGGGTGTTCCCTGGCTGTTCCCTGGCTGTTCCCTGGGTGTTCCCTGGCTGTTCCCTGGCTGTTCCCTGGCTGTTCCCTGGGTGTTCCCTGGCTGTTCCCTGGCTGTTCCCTGGCTGTTCCCTGGGTGTTCCCTGGCTGTTCCCTTGCTGTTCCCTGGGTGTTCCCTGGCTGTTCCCTGGGTGTTCCCTGGCTGTTCCCCGGGGTGTTCCCTGGGTGTTCCCTGGCTGTTCCCAGGGTGTTCCCTGGCTGTTCCCCGGGGTGTTCCCTGGGTGTTCCCTGGCTGTTCCCTGGGTGTTCCCTGGCTGTTCCCTGGCTGTTCCCTGGGTGTTCCCTGGCTGTTCCCCGGGGTGTTCCCTGGCTGTTCCCTGGGTGTTCCCTGGCTGTTCCCTGGCTGTTCCCTGGCTGTTCCCTGGGTGTTCCCTGGCTGTTCCCTGGGTGTTCCCTGGCTGTTCCCTTGCTGTTCCCTGGGTGTTCCCTGGCTGTTCCCCGGGGTGTTCCCTGGCTGTTCCCCGGGGTGTTCCCTGGCTGTTCCCTGGGTGTTCCCTGGCTGTTCCCCAGCACCTGACCATCCTTCCCAGTCACCTGATACTGTAGAGGACGTTTCCGTTATGGAAGATGCGCAGCAGTTTGTTGTCCGTGGTGACCTCGTGGAAGTTGGCTCCCTTCTCGTTAGCGAAGAACAGGTCAGGCTTCCAGATGGAGTCCAGCATGGAGGGGTCCAGGTCCAGGGAGTCGTCGGGGTACTCCTTGTAGGCCAGGCGGGGGTCGTTCCACTGCTGCCGGAGAAACACGTTCAGGCGATAGTCCTGCAGGGATCCACAGGGAATGTTTAGGGATGTTCAGAGGAAACTGGATTCAAGGTCCAGATGTgtggggatgatgatggtggggaTGAAGGTGATGCTGAAGataatggtgatgatgatgatggtggtgatggtgatgatgaaggtgatgatGCTGAAGataatggtgatgatgatgatggtggtgatggtgatgatgaaggtgatgatGCTGAAGataatggtgatgatgatgatggtggtgatggtgatgatgaaggtgatgatgatgaaggtgatgatgatggcggtgatgatgatgatgaatgtggtgatgatgaaggtgatgatggtgatgaaggtgatggtgatgatgaaggtgagGATGATTCCTTACCATGGTGGTTTCAGTGATGGATCCAAAGCTGTTAATGAAGATGTTGCAGGTGACATTCACAGGAGGTCctgaaaaaaatacataattcaTCAAGTGAAAAGACCATGACATAGGGACTGTCTTGTTTGTGCTGAAGAATCGCTCGCTCTCTTATTCAGACATGGCAAGCTGCCCAGGACTGGATTCAGTTGTCCTTATACAGACAGATGAAAATGGTTCTGTCATTTTCATTACATTCCTGTTATTATAGTGCTCCAACCAACACTCTAAATATTTCAGCGCCTCATTTTCTAAAAGGGTATGATTTATTGATTCTACTTAAGTCACATAAGGGTATTTATAGATGATCAGATGGGATTTACCCAGTTTGCCTTGATACATTGCGGGGATGTAGAGCAAGTATGAAATATAAATGAAACTTGACCCCCGAGAAATAAGGAAGAACCATGTCAGAAGGAATCTTCTGGAATCTGCTGCCGCGCAAGCTGGTTTAAATAGGTCTCTGGGTTAACATGAAAGCCGAATGATGCTTCTCTAACTCAAAACGAACACATGGGGGAATTTCTGTGTGAAGCAAAAAACAATCACAGGCAATAAGTATCACGCTGCCAAGTCCAACATCCTTTGATTAATGCTAAATGTCTCAGCTGAGATTTGCTCTGCAGAGGCACCTGTTCCAAGGGGGTGAGGGTTCTGACCCAAATCCAACCCTTTATCGTACCTTTGAAGTTGGGTCTGATGCGGGCGTCGTACCCTGACGTCCGACCCATGAGTTTGTCCAGGAAGTCCGAGGGGGACGGAGGCCTCACTGCTCTGCTCGGAAGCTTCGTCTCTTTACAGAACCCCAacctggcagaggaggaggctgttAGTCTGCTGGTACCACAGGACATGCAGTTAGTCTGCCGGTACCACAGGACATGCAGTTAGTCTGCTGGTACCACAGGACATGCAGTTAGTCTGCCGGTACCACAGGACAGGCAGTTAGTCTGCCGGTACCACAGGACATGCAGTTAGTCTGCTGGTACCACAGGACATGCAGTTAGTCTGCCGGTACCACAGGACATGCAGTTAGTCAGCCGGTACCACAGGACATGCAGTCAGTCTGCTGGTACCACAGGACATGCAGTTAGTCTGCTGGTACCACAGGACATGCAGTTAGTCTGCCGGTACCACAGGACATGCAGTTAGTCTGCTGGTACCACAGGACATGCAGTTAGTCTGCCGGTACCACAGGACATGCAGTTAGTCAGCTGGTACCACAGGACATGCAGTCAGTCTGCTGGTACCACAGGACATGCAGTTAGTCTGCTGGTACCACAGGACATGCAGTTAGTCTGCCGGTACCGCAGGACATGCAGTTAGTCAGCTGGTACCACAGGACATGCAGTCAGTCTGCTGGTACCACAGGACATGCAGTTAGTCTGCTGGTACCACAGGACATGCAGCGTGTGCAGGTGACAGCAATACTGTCAGTGCATACTCAATGGTTTTAACTAGAGGTTTGGAGGTT
Coding sequences within:
- the glra4b gene encoding glycine receptor, alpha 4b; the encoded protein is MLSHVLWAVWVPSFCFLQGRLGFCKETKLPSRAVRPPSPSDFLDKLMGRTSGYDARIRPNFKGPPVNVTCNIFINSFGSITETTMDYRLNVFLRQQWNDPRLAYKEYPDDSLDLDPSMLDSIWKPDLFFANEKGANFHEVTTDNKLLRIFHNGNVLYSIRLTLILSCPMDLKNFPMDSQLCTMQLESFGYTMNDLIFQWLDVGAVQVADDLMLPQFVLKEDKDMGYCTKYYNTGKFTCIEVKFHLERQMGYYLIQMYIPSLLTVILSWVSFWINMDAAPARVGLGITTVLTMTTQSSGSRASLPKVSYVKAIDIWMAVCLLFVFAALLEYAAVNFVSRQHKEFFRLKRKLKEQQRQGSGGCDNKSKGNHHPGNSAPQGNTPMPCSVCAREEELAQQNQNFYFPGYGMSSDGAEMDAAPVFADFPPGFSFYQIRRRFVDRAKRIDTISRAVFPLTFLIFNVFYWLTYKVLRHEDI